The Erythrolamprus reginae isolate rEryReg1 chromosome 3, rEryReg1.hap1, whole genome shotgun sequence genome contains a region encoding:
- the DRAM2 gene encoding DNA damage-regulated autophagy modulator protein 2 isoform X1 — protein sequence MTERASPAQNDDGSYTVYILSGATLQRRALLSLPFEPEEEEEAADALLVGGVFDSVDHFEMWWFQQGLSFLPSALVICSSAAFVFPYVLGVLLYHVDALVPYISDTGVSPPERCLFGIMLCFASFLAIATIYVRYKQVSALNPEEPKMLRLNKAGLVIGMVSCLGVCIIANFQKNAIYLMHTFGAFLAFGIGVIYVLVQTIISYKMQPHIHGKDIFWIRFTILLWCTVSIMSMAISALILLNLSGIDSLRRQHWNPQDKGYTLHIITTVSEWSLAFTFVSFFLTFIRDFQKISLHMETRLFGPNLYHTQEQLLENEQGIPITGSI from the exons ATGACAGAGCGCGCTTCGCCGGCACAAAACGACGACGGGAgttatacagtgtatatcctgtcAGGCGCCACCTTGCAAAGGAGAGCTCTGCTTTCTCTGCCATTCgagccggaggaggaggaggaggctgctgACGCGCTGCTGGTTGGCGGAG tatTTGATTCTGTGGATCATTTTGAAATGTGGTGGTTTCAGCAAGGATTGAGTTTCTTGCCTTCTGCCCTGGTTATTTGCTCTTCTGCTGCTTTTGTGTTTCCATATGTTCTTGGAGTACTCTTGTACCATGTTGACGCTTTGGTGCCCTATATCAG TGACACAGGGGTATCACCTCCAGAAAGATGCTTGTTTGGAATAATGTTATGCTTTGCTTCCTTCTTGG CTATTGCCACAATATATGTTCGGTACAAACAAGTCAGTGCTTTGAATCCTGAAGAACCCAAGATGCTCAGACTCAATAAGGCTGGCTTAGTGATTGGAATGGTTAGCTGTTTGGGGGTTTGCATCATTGCAAACTTCCAG AAAAATGCTATATATTTGATGCATACATTTGGGGCTTTCCTCGCATTTGGAATTGGAGTCATATATGTTCTTGTTCAGACAATTATTTCCTATAAGATGCAACCACATATTCACGGAAAGGATATTTTTTGGATCAGATTTACAATACTGCTATGGTGCACAGTAAGCATAATGAGTA TGGCTATTTCTGCGCTCATTTTACTCAATTTAAGTGGAATAGATTCCCTACGGAGGCAGCATTGGAATCCTCAGGATAAA GGATATACCCTCCATATCATTACTACAGTCTCTGAATGGTCTTTGGCTTTCACTTTTGTCAGTTTTTTTCTGACTTTCATCCGTGATTTCCAG AAAATCTCATTGCATATGGAAACAAGACTATTTGGCCCTAATCTTTATCACACTCAAGAGCAGCTCCTAGAAAATGAGCAAGGAATACCAATCACAGGAAGCATATGA
- the DRAM2 gene encoding DNA damage-regulated autophagy modulator protein 2 isoform X2, producing the protein MWWFQQGLSFLPSALVICSSAAFVFPYVLGVLLYHVDALVPYISDTGVSPPERCLFGIMLCFASFLAIATIYVRYKQVSALNPEEPKMLRLNKAGLVIGMVSCLGVCIIANFQKNAIYLMHTFGAFLAFGIGVIYVLVQTIISYKMQPHIHGKDIFWIRFTILLWCTVSIMSMAISALILLNLSGIDSLRRQHWNPQDKGYTLHIITTVSEWSLAFTFVSFFLTFIRDFQKISLHMETRLFGPNLYHTQEQLLENEQGIPITGSI; encoded by the exons ATGTGGTGGTTTCAGCAAGGATTGAGTTTCTTGCCTTCTGCCCTGGTTATTTGCTCTTCTGCTGCTTTTGTGTTTCCATATGTTCTTGGAGTACTCTTGTACCATGTTGACGCTTTGGTGCCCTATATCAG TGACACAGGGGTATCACCTCCAGAAAGATGCTTGTTTGGAATAATGTTATGCTTTGCTTCCTTCTTGG CTATTGCCACAATATATGTTCGGTACAAACAAGTCAGTGCTTTGAATCCTGAAGAACCCAAGATGCTCAGACTCAATAAGGCTGGCTTAGTGATTGGAATGGTTAGCTGTTTGGGGGTTTGCATCATTGCAAACTTCCAG AAAAATGCTATATATTTGATGCATACATTTGGGGCTTTCCTCGCATTTGGAATTGGAGTCATATATGTTCTTGTTCAGACAATTATTTCCTATAAGATGCAACCACATATTCACGGAAAGGATATTTTTTGGATCAGATTTACAATACTGCTATGGTGCACAGTAAGCATAATGAGTA TGGCTATTTCTGCGCTCATTTTACTCAATTTAAGTGGAATAGATTCCCTACGGAGGCAGCATTGGAATCCTCAGGATAAA GGATATACCCTCCATATCATTACTACAGTCTCTGAATGGTCTTTGGCTTTCACTTTTGTCAGTTTTTTTCTGACTTTCATCCGTGATTTCCAG AAAATCTCATTGCATATGGAAACAAGACTATTTGGCCCTAATCTTTATCACACTCAAGAGCAGCTCCTAGAAAATGAGCAAGGAATACCAATCACAGGAAGCATATGA